The genome window GCCTCCCAATGAGCGTCTGCCCGGAAGGGTCTGCCGCAGAAGAACGTATCTCTTCCAGCGCTTCGTCTATCTTCCCCGGCGTCCGCGCGATGATGCACACATGCGCGCCGGCGGCCGCCAATGCCCGGGCGGTCGCCTTGCCGATACCGCTCGATCCCCCTGTCACCAGCGCCCTTTTCCCGGCGAAATCCATCCCCACCTCCTGCATCACAGCCTGACATTGCGCGGCATTATAGCATCGGCGGTGAATTTCATCAATCACCAGCCCTGCCCGACGCTGACGGCCAAGTCATGTAGGCCCTATAAGGCTATAGGGGGAACAGTTGCGGATAGAGAGGGGATGATAATGAGCTGTATATGGCCTGCAGCACACGGCGAGGTCACGGAAGCCGGCGATCTTCCCTTCACAACAGCGACACCGGGTCAATATCCAGCCGCCAGCCGGCGGGGAGCGGGAATCCCCCGAACACCTCCGCCGGCTCGCTCGCCTTCACGATAATCTGCCAGCGGTACGCGCCGCGCACCCGCGCGAAGAAGCAGGGCACCGGCCCCGACAGTCCCACATCGCGGAGGCCCCGCCGGCGCAGGTAATCCGCCAGCAGGCGGTGCACCCGCTCGGCCTCTGCCTGTGCCCTGCCCGCATCGCGATGGGCAAAGCGCAGGGCCGCCAGCCGGCGGAAAGGCGGATAGCCCTGTTGCTGTCGAAACGCCAGTTCCTCGCGATAAAAGCCGGCGAAATCATGCTGGGCCGCACGCTGGATGCTGTAATGCTCGGGGGTGTAGGTCTGCACGATAACGCGTCCGCCCAGGATACTGCGGCCGGCGCGGCCCGCTACCTGCACCAGAAGCTGAAACGTCCGTTCCGCGGCGCGAAAATCGGGCAGATAGAGCGCGGTGTCCGCCAGCACCACCCCCACCAATGTCACCAGCGGCAGGTCCAGCCCTTTGGCGATCATCTGCGTGCCGATGAGCACATCCGCCTTGCCGGCGCTGAACTGGTCCAGGATGCGCTCATGGGCACCCTTCACGCCGGTCACATCGCGGTCCCAGCGCAGGGTGCGCACGCCGGGGAACAGCTCCTGCAGGGCGCTCTCCAGACGCTCTGTGCCCATGCCCAGGTAGCGGATGCGCCGGCTCCCACAGGAGGGGCATTCCGCCGGCGCCGGCATGCGGTGGTTGCAGTGATGGCAGATGAGGAGCCGGCTCCCCTCGTGATAGGTCATGGGCACACTGCACCGCTCGCACCGCACCACATAGCCGCAGTCGCGGCAGGAGACGACGGTGGCCATGCCGCGCCGGTTGAGGAAGAGGATGGCCTGCTCTCCCCGCTCCAGCACCTGCCGCAGGGCCTCCTGGAGCCGCCGGCTGAAGATACTGCGGTTGCCGGCGCGCAGTTCGTGCCGCATGTCGATCACCTCGACCTCGGGCAGTTCGATGAAGCAGGCCCCCTCATATTCCGGCCCAAGGGGATGGGCGCGGGCGCGTTCGGGCGGGATGTGCAGGCGCTCCCGCTGTTCGGCGATCTGACGGGCATGGCCCATCACCCGCTGAGGAAGCTCCAGCAGGCGGAATTCCCCCCGCAGGGCGCGGTAATAGCTCTCCAGGCTGGGCGTCGCCGAGCCGAGGATGACGGTGCAGTTTTCGATGGCGGCACGCTGAAGGGCCACGTCGCGGGCGTGATAGGTGGGCATAGGCTCGGCTTTGTAGGCGGCCTCATGCTCCTCGTCCAAGATGATGATGCCCAGACGGGGCAGGGGCGCGAAGACCGCCGAGCGGGGGCCGATGACGATATCCACCTCGCCGTCGCGAATGCGGCGCCACTGGTCGTAGCGCTCGCCGGCGGACAGCTCGCTGTGCAGGGTGGTCACGCGGCCAGGAAAGCGCGCCGCGAAGCGGCGGATGGTCTGCGGCGTCAGGGAAATCTCCGGCACGAGGACGATGGCCTGCCGGCCGGCCTCCAGCACCTTTGCCAGGGCGCGCAGGTATATCTCCGTCTTGCCGCTGCCGGTCACGCCGTGGAGCAGGAAGACCTCCCGCCGGCCGGCGTCCAGCACCCCCTCGATCTCGCGCCAGACCTGCTCCTGGTCCGGTGTCAGGCGCGGCGGCTGATCAGGGGCAAGCGCCATCCCCGCCAGGGGGTCGCGCCGGCGCTCCTG of Anaerolineae bacterium contains these proteins:
- a CDS encoding SDR family NAD(P)-dependent oxidoreductase, with the protein product MDFAGKRALVTGGSSGIGKATARALAAAGAHVCIIARTPGKIDEALEEIRSSAADPSGQTLIGR
- the priA gene encoding primosomal protein N'; this translates as MRYAEVAVNVPIYPYGRKQDIPGESPTDVRERLLRTFHYAVPGEWEERLRPGQLVQVPFGKGPAQGIVVALADSFPVPETRYLTAILEEQPAVTPAQIALARWISREYLVPLFAALQLMLPPGLPQRSRLRVRWTGPDELPPDLRPAERRLAELLRESGELSSEELSRRMPKAQWRRAAASLASRGLVYAGVQLAAPRVRPVFDRTVCARVQNPRQALLSSTLGRDSASARFLQALMASADPLPELEALCAQAGCTPQAARSLEQKGLIRILPAQTLVRPLPAEHLPADWEAALRSAPMVKGMQALLQRPEPAAPLPITEACRLAGLTRSQVRRLAERGLVTIIEQPALVTLAVEPAAAEEALLDLKGLRKYLPALEFVAREGRPVWVGAVYAEAGANASILRELAEAGLIQMEEQERRRDPLAGMALAPDQPPRLTPDQEQVWREIEGVLDAGRREVFLLHGVTGSGKTEIYLRALAKVLEAGRQAIVLVPEISLTPQTIRRFAARFPGRVTTLHSELSAGERYDQWRRIRDGEVDIVIGPRSAVFAPLPRLGIIILDEEHEAAYKAEPMPTYHARDVALQRAAIENCTVILGSATPSLESYYRALRGEFRLLELPQRVMGHARQIAEQRERLHIPPERARAHPLGPEYEGACFIELPEVEVIDMRHELRAGNRSIFSRRLQEALRQVLERGEQAILFLNRRGMATVVSCRDCGYVVRCERCSVPMTYHEGSRLLICHHCNHRMPAPAECPSCGSRRIRYLGMGTERLESALQELFPGVRTLRWDRDVTGVKGAHERILDQFSAGKADVLIGTQMIAKGLDLPLVTLVGVVLADTALYLPDFRAAERTFQLLVQVAGRAGRSILGGRVIVQTYTPEHYSIQRAAQHDFAGFYREELAFRQQQGYPPFRRLAALRFAHRDAGRAQAEAERVHRLLADYLRRRGLRDVGLSGPVPCFFARVRGAYRWQIIVKASEPAEVFGGFPLPAGWRLDIDPVSLL